The Meiothermus sp. genome segment CACCGGGCTCCTGGATGGCGTGCAGTCGCACGAAGAATCGGGCTAGCTCCTCCAGGGCAGCCTGATTAAAACGTTCGGGGGTGAAGTTGGCCCCAGGATAGCGTTTGGTAACCAAAATGCCGTGCTGGTTGAGCATGTAGGCTTCCACAACCCACTCCCCCAGCCCCGCTTTGGTCATGTTGAGGGCTTCCAGACGGGCAGCATAGATGCCGCCGGGTTCGGTGGTTTGGGGTGGGTAGATTTTGAACACCAGCCCATCCCCTGCAAAAGTGCGGGCCTCGTTGCCTCCTGCCAGAGGGGTCAGCTGCATTTTGTAGCGGGCCTCGAGGGCCGGTAATATCTCCACTTAGCACAGCATACCCAGGCCCGCTCAGTCCGAGGCAACCTGGGGGGTGGGCAAGGGCGGCTCCACTTTGGGGGCCGGCGTGGGCGCCAGCACTTTGGGCCAAGGAAAACGGATCATGACCAGTGCAGCCGTGAGGGTAAGCAAGCCCATCACGGCTACGCCCCAGCGGGCCCCCAGGGCATCGATCAGAAAGCCCGAAAGATAGGCCCCCAGCGGCCCGGAGCCCAGCAAGACCATCGAGTACACCGACATCACCCGGCCTCGGATCCGGTCGGGTGCTATCAGTTGTACGGTGGTGTTTGAGTTGAGCATGGTGGTAATCATGCCCAGCCCGCCGATGCCCAGCACCACCGCTACCCAAAGGGTGGGGAGGGGGAGGGCCAGGGTAATCAGCGAGGCGCCCAGAATAATGCTGCCCAACACGGCCCGCATGGGACGGGCCCTGGAAGCGATGGCTTGTACCAGGGCGGCTACGATGGAGCCGAGCCCCACCGCTGACATCAAGAAACCGAATCCCTGCGCGCCGAGGCCGAGCTCGAGCCTCGCATACGAAGGCACAATGGTTTGAAAGTTCATGCCCAGCAAGCTGGTCAGCCCCACCAGCACCACCACCTGCCGCACCAGGGGATGCCCCCAGACAAAGCGCAAGCCCTCGATAGCATCTTCCACAACCCCGCTGTGTTGGGGCTGGGGTTTGTTGCTGGGTGTGATGAATAAAACCGCAATCAGCGGAATGAAGGAAAGTGCATTAGCCAAGTAGCTCCAGGAAAGGCCAAAACCGGCAATAAGCAGCCCGGCCAGGGCAGGCCCCACGAGCCTCGAGGTGTTGAAGCCAAAAGAGTTCAAAGCGATGGCGCCAGGGTAGCGCTCCTTACCGGCCAGCTCCACCGTGAAGGCCTGCCGCACGGGCAGATCCATGGCGTTGAACAGCCCGTAAAGAAAGGCAAACACCAGCACCTGTTCGTAGCGCACCAGTCCGGTCACGATAAGGGCAAACATGCCAAATGCCAGCACCGCCATGCCGCCCTGGGTAATGAAGAGCAGGTTGCGTCGGCTGTAACGATCCGATAGAACCCCGGCTGGAATAGAGAACAGCAACGAGGGTAGAAACTGCAAGGCCACCACCAGGCCCAGCCGCTCGGCACTCCCGGTCAGTTCCAGCACCAGCCAGCCCTGGGTAGCGGCTTGCATCCAGGTGCCTAGCTGCGAAAGAAATAGCGCAATCCAGTAGGTTCGATATTTGGGGTCACGTAATAAGGCCAGCGCTAGCACCCGCCCATCATACCCCTAAACTGACCGGCGGGTCAGTTTATTTTGATGTGGAGGGTTGGGTCTGGTCGGAGGCCAGCCAGCTTTCCAGGCTTTCCCGAATGCGCTTGAAGTGTTTTTGCAATGCCCTGGCGGCTTGCGGGACCTTGCGGGCCTCGAGGGCTGCCAGTACGGCCTGGTGTTCGTGGTATCCCCGCTCGAGCTGGGCCAGGCTGCGGGCCGCCGGTTCCAGCGCCAGGTGCGACTGCTCTTTGAGCAACCCCACCATCCGCTCCAGTACGGGGTTGTGGCTCAGGGTGCCCAGCAGTTTGTGAAACTGAAGGTCGGTGGCCTGATAGCCCTCGAGGTCGGCTTCCTGGATGGTTTTGGCCTGGGCTTGAAGTACTTGGCGCAGCAGCGCCAGGTCTTTGGCGGTGGCCCTGGTGGCCCCTAACCGCACCGAGGCCACCTCCAGCACCTCCCTGGCCTCCAGGATTTGTAGCGCGTCCTCGAGGCCAAAATGGGCTACCACTGCGCCCTTGCGGGCTTCCTCCTGGGCCAGGCCATCGGCCACCAGCTGCAGCACTGCTTCGCGCACCGGGCTGCGCGAGACTCCAAGTTGGCGGGATAGCTCGGGGACGCTCAAGGCATGCCCGGGCGGCAATGCCCCCTTCAGAATCTGGGTGCGCAATATGGCATAGGCCTTGTCGGCGAGGCGTTCGGATTGCAGTTTGGCTCGAGGTTTCATAAACCGTCAGGGTTGGCCAACAGGGTCTTTGGGCTGTTGCTCAGTTCGAGCCGATGGCCGCAGATCTTTAGTCCCATGCCGCAGATTGGGTGCTTTCGACTTTTGGCTTTACAGAACATAAACGGGCTTCGCTCCAACTTTTTGTTTTGGGTTGCGCCCTATCTGCGGGCATTATGGCGTCTGCCCCTTGACATGTTACATGTAATATGTAGACTGTCCACAGCCGGAAGCACAACCCACAACACATCGGGCTAAAGCGGTGTTTGGGGTGGTCAATTAAGCCTGTCTTGATCCGGTTTTCAGGAGGTTTGTCAATGAAGCTGTGGAAACTGTGGGTAATTTTCTTAGTTCTGGTGCTGGGGACTGCCCTGGCCCAGCAGCGTCCCAGGGTGGTTATTCCTACCGGTAGCACCGGTGGGGTGTTCTTTTTTTATGGGCAAGCCATTGCCAAGCTGCTCAGCGAGGCGGGTGTGGCCGATGCCACCGCCCAACAGACCGGTGGCTCCTACGATAACATTCTTCTTTTGCGCGACCGCACCGACCCTCGCTCCAATACCTACTACTGCGCCCTGGCCACCACCGACTCCGCGTTGGTCACTTATACCGGCGAGGAGCCGCGCTTTGCCCAGCGCAAGGCCGACATGCAGCGCATCATGTTCTACATGTATCCGAGCCTGATTCACATTGTGACCACCGAAAAGTCGGGCATCAAATTTGTGGGTGACCTGCGGGGTAAACGGGTCTCGACCGGTCAGCCCGGTTCCTCCACTGAAAACCTAGCTCTACTGGTGCTCAAGGGTGCAGGTGTGGACGTGCGTGAGTTTGCCAAGCGGGAGCGCCTGCCCGCAGCCGAGTCGGCCAAAGCCCTTTCGGAAGGCACCATAGATGCCTACTTCTGGGTGGGTGGTGTGCCGACCGCCAGTGTGGTTGAACTTGCCCAGAGCCTGGCTCGTAAAGGTGACCAGATCAAGCTGGTAGACTCGCCCCGCACCGGCCCCACCGCCCAACTCCTACAAAAGGAGTTCCCCGGCATTATTACCACGGGTGTACTGCCCAAAACAGCCTATGGCACTAAGGACAATGTGTTTGCACTCTACACAGGCAACTTATTCCTCTGCCCAGCCTCCATGCCCGACGACCTGGCTGCTGCCATCATGAAAGCTGTCTTCGGTAATCTACAAACTCTGGTCACCGCTACCGCCGCGGCCCGCGATACCACCATCAAAAACACCGTGGATCTGGTCAACCAGAAAGTCGCGATTCCCTTCCACCCCGGCGCTTTGCGCTACCTGCGCGAAACCGGGGCCCTGAAGTAAAGCAAGCGTTATTGCGAAGCTCCCTCGAGCCTTTGGGGGGAGCTTTTTTCTCAAAGCGCCCGCCACCTTCAGTGCGTGCTTTAGGCTTTGTGGCGCTTAGTCCCACGCTGGGCCTTCCAGCGGCTCACGAGGCTTGCACTGGCCAAAAAGACCGGCCAATGGCTAAAACCTCGAGCCCGTATGCGTAGAAAGGCAGGCCCAAAAGCGATATATAATCACGCTCACCAACCCGGCTTTTAGGAGGCTTCATGGAAATACCTCAGGACAGTACGGGCCGAACCACTCCGATGGGGCGGGTCATCTGGGTAATTTTGCTTGTTGCAGCGCTTTTTAGCATGTATCTGGTGGTACATCCCTTTACCCCGCTGAGCCGCCTGGATATCAGCATCCTCGACCAGGTACAGCTGCGCCGGGCTACCCACGTTCTGCTGCTCCTGGTAGCAGGGTATCTGATTACCTCTCGCCTTCCCACTACTCGGCGAACGCTAGGTTCGTGGGTTTTTGCGGCCCTCACCCTGCCTTTTCTCTACACCTTCTGGGTGCCCAATGTGCCGGGGGTGGATATTCCACTGGCTGGCAAGCTGATGGGAACCCTGGCCTGGGCGCTGGCGGTGCTACCGGCTTTGTTGCCGCAGATGCGCCGCTATACCGATATTGCCGCTGCGCTGCTGGCCATCGCGCCCTGGGCCTACCAGGTGCGCTATTACGAAGAGCTGGTCAACCGGGCAGTCATCCCGGCGGGCTGGGATATGGCCATGTCCTTCAGCATTATCATTCTGGTGCTGGGGCTGGTCTCTCGTTTGCTGGGCCCCATTATGCCCTCGTTGGTGCTTATTTTCCTGGCCTACAACATGTACGGCCAGTACGTGCCCGGTACGTTCCGTGGGGCCAAAAACGGTATTGACCTGATCCTGGGCAAGACCTACAACGAAACCGAGGCCGGTATCTATGGTCTCATCACCGGGGTATCGGCCAAATACCTGGTCTACTTCACCATTCTCTCGGGGCTGATAGGTGCGCTCGGGTTGGGGCGGGTGGTGGCCAACATGGCCCTGGCGATGGTGGGCCGCACCCCACAAACGCCCGGGCGGGTGACCGGCATTGCTTCGGTCTTCATGGGCATGTTCAGTGGCTCGGGGGCTGCCGACACTCAGTTTGTGGCTACCCTGACCAAGCCGCTCTACGAAAAAGCCAATTACGACAAGATGATCGCAGCGGGTCTGGTGGCGACCGCAGGCACCATTGCGCTGATCACCCCGCCGGTGCTGGGCAGCATCGCCTTTGTGATGGTGGAAATCTTGCAGATCAGCTACCTGTGGGTGGTCATCATGGCCATTGGGCCCATGCTCTTGTACTTGCTGGGCATCCTGACCTTTAACGAGTTCTACGCCCGCAAGGCCAAGCTGCCTCCTGTGGGAGCAGACGAAACCCTGCGGCGCAGTTATGCCCTTCGATACAGCACCATCTTTGTGCCCATCGTCCTGATCGTGGTGATGCTCTTTTTGGGTACGGAAGTCTCGACCGCAGTGTACCTGGCCTCCCTGGCTTTTATCCTGGTCTGCTACCTTGACCCCACTTTGCGACCGGCGCCCCTGGCCGAGGCTATGCGGAGCCCGGCCTACAAGGTGGGCTTACCCCTGGGCATTGGGCTGGCCCTGGGGGGTGTTTTTTTGCCCCTGCTGGCAGGCTGGGACTTAGGCAGAATACCCGTTCTGCCTGTAACGCTGGCGGTGCTGGGGCTTTTGCTGGGCACCTTCGTTTACCCGGCTATTGCTACGGGTAAGCTGCGGGGAGCTATCGAACCGATTGCGCTGGGGCTGGCTGAAGGCTTCCGCCAACTGATTCCCATCGGCTCGGCCATTGTGGCGGCTAACCTAATTTTCGGCATGATGGTGATTACCGGCCTGCCTTCCAAGTTCTCCATCTTCCTGGGGCAGGTCTCGGGGGAAAGCCTGTTGCTGGCAACCCTGGTTACCGCCGTCTTCAGCCTGATTTTGGGGATGGGCGTGCCCCCGACAGCAACCTACGTGCTCACCGCTTCGCTGACCGCTCCGGCCATCATTAAAATTGCCGCATCTAACTTCCAGGGGTATGGCCTCGAGCCCCAACAAGCCGTGCTGGCCGCAACCCTGGCCACCCACATGTTTCTCTTCTACTACGCGGTGCTGGCCGACGTGACCCCACCGGTGGCGCTTTCGGGCTATGCGGCGGCCTCGGTGTTTAAAACCAACCCCATCCTGACCGGGGTGTATGCGGCGCGGGTGGCGCTGGCCAAATACATCATCGGTTTTTTCTTCCTGCTCTCCTTTACTGGAACAGGCTTGCTGATTTTGCCGATTGTGCAGAACGTGCCGGGAATCGAGGGCTGGCTGATTATCCTCGAGCGCTTCTTCTTTACCGCTGTGGCTATTGTCTTCCTGGCAGCAGCAACGGTGGGTTACACCCGTCACCCCTTACAACGCTGGGAAAGCTGGGTGATGGGCCTCCTGGCCCTGGCCCTCTTCTACCCGTACCCTAACCTCTGGATGGCCTTCATTCCCTTTGGGCTGGGCCTCTTGTTTTTTCTGCGGGGCGAGCAAAAGGGAACCCCGCGGCCCCAGGCTGCAGACTAGGTCTGCATCGCTCCGTTGGCCCCTACGAAATGGGGAGCTGGCTACTGGGTAATACCAGGTCGGTTGGTTCTTCGCCGACCGTGAGGGAGGGGTGTGTTTCAGGATTCAAAAAGATAGCCTCTGGGATTTTTTTTGATACCAGCTTTACTTGGACAGTTAGCTTTAAGTCCCAAGCTCCCTCATCCGGCGATGCCCCGGGTGCATTCAAGCGCGTTCCTAGCGCTGTTTGTAAATAGCACGGTCGGGGTGTCGCCACCTTCTCCCCCTGGGGAGAAGGCAAGGGGTTCATGTGGATTTGGTATGAAAACTATCTTTTTGAATCTGGCACAAGGGCAGTTTGGTAGAGCCATAGCCGCTCTGGCCGCACCAGGGGTAGCTGGCTTTTGCTAAAGCCCCAGAAGCCGGTTGGGGTCTTGGCGGGGGATTGCCCGCGCAATAGGGCTTCTAGTTGCCCATTCTGGGCAAGCTGACGCAGTTGAGCACGGTAGCCCAGTAAGGTTTGGGGGCTCAGACTGGGCCTGGACTGGGCCTCGCCAGGCCAAAAACCGAAGAGTAGCTCCAGGTCATTATCAAAACCATCGCCGTCGGAGTCGAGCCCATCCTGGGTGACTTCCTGGATAGCCTGGCGAACCTGTAGGGCGTTGAGCTGAAAGATACTGCGGGCTTCGGGGCTGTCGGCGCTCACGCTTTCGTCCAGCATGCGGCGCACGATGACCTGATAGTCCCGGCCAAAAGGATTGAGCTGTTTGGCGCTTTCCTGGCCAACGTGGCACAGCGCACAGGTGGCCTGGGTGGGCTCGAGGTGGTAGCGCACCGCCAACTCCTGGAGCGACGGTACCCCAAAGCGCAGGGGAGGGGTGGCGGCGGGGATGAGCCCCAGGGCATCGGTGTAGCGTCCGCGCTCCCGGAATACCTCGCCCAGACCGCGCCAGCTATATAGCGCGAAGCTGCCCAAGAGGGCCACGATCAACAGAAGCCGCAGGCGGTTGTCCACCAGGCTTCAATCTATACGAAAACAGCCAGCGCGAGGGTGGGCTGGTTATGCAAGCATTGCGTAACGCCCAGGATGGTCAGAAGCACTGCAAGCCAGACCGGGGCACGCTAAAATTGAGCTATGTTGACGCTCATGCGCCGGGGTGGTTTTCGCTTCTATGTCAAGTCGGGCAGCGCCCAGGAAAAGCCGCACATTTTTGTGACCCGCGACGGCGATACCTGGGCGAAGTTCACCTTGAAGCCCGTGAGCGTGGTCATCAACAGCGGCTTGGCCCGCAACGAGCTAACCCGGCTACAGGGGGTAGTGGCCGACCTCGAGCCCCAGCTTTTACAGCTCTGGTGGGAATACGCCAGCACCCAGGGGGTCAAACCGGAAGTTGAAAAGTCGGACAAGCACGGGCATAAACCCACAACAGCAGATGAAACACTACCAACTC includes the following:
- a CDS encoding MFS transporter, with product MLALALLRDPKYRTYWIALFLSQLGTWMQAATQGWLVLELTGSAERLGLVVALQFLPSLLFSIPAGVLSDRYSRRNLLFITQGGMAVLAFGMFALIVTGLVRYEQVLVFAFLYGLFNAMDLPVRQAFTVELAGKERYPGAIALNSFGFNTSRLVGPALAGLLIAGFGLSWSYLANALSFIPLIAVLFITPSNKPQPQHSGVVEDAIEGLRFVWGHPLVRQVVVLVGLTSLLGMNFQTIVPSYARLELGLGAQGFGFLMSAVGLGSIVAALVQAIASRARPMRAVLGSIILGASLITLALPLPTLWVAVVLGIGGLGMITTMLNSNTTVQLIAPDRIRGRVMSVYSMVLLGSGPLGAYLSGFLIDALGARWGVAVMGLLTLTAALVMIRFPWPKVLAPTPAPKVEPPLPTPQVASD
- a CDS encoding GntR family transcriptional regulator; protein product: MKPRAKLQSERLADKAYAILRTQILKGALPPGHALSVPELSRQLGVSRSPVREAVLQLVADGLAQEEARKGAVVAHFGLEDALQILEAREVLEVASVRLGATRATAKDLALLRQVLQAQAKTIQEADLEGYQATDLQFHKLLGTLSHNPVLERMVGLLKEQSHLALEPAARSLAQLERGYHEHQAVLAALEARKVPQAARALQKHFKRIRESLESWLASDQTQPSTSK
- a CDS encoding TAXI family TRAP transporter solute-binding subunit; translated protein: MKLWKLWVIFLVLVLGTALAQQRPRVVIPTGSTGGVFFFYGQAIAKLLSEAGVADATAQQTGGSYDNILLLRDRTDPRSNTYYCALATTDSALVTYTGEEPRFAQRKADMQRIMFYMYPSLIHIVTTEKSGIKFVGDLRGKRVSTGQPGSSTENLALLVLKGAGVDVREFAKRERLPAAESAKALSEGTIDAYFWVGGVPTASVVELAQSLARKGDQIKLVDSPRTGPTAQLLQKEFPGIITTGVLPKTAYGTKDNVFALYTGNLFLCPASMPDDLAAAIMKAVFGNLQTLVTATAAARDTTIKNTVDLVNQKVAIPFHPGALRYLRETGALK
- a CDS encoding TRAP transporter fused permease subunit, whose amino-acid sequence is MEIPQDSTGRTTPMGRVIWVILLVAALFSMYLVVHPFTPLSRLDISILDQVQLRRATHVLLLLVAGYLITSRLPTTRRTLGSWVFAALTLPFLYTFWVPNVPGVDIPLAGKLMGTLAWALAVLPALLPQMRRYTDIAAALLAIAPWAYQVRYYEELVNRAVIPAGWDMAMSFSIIILVLGLVSRLLGPIMPSLVLIFLAYNMYGQYVPGTFRGAKNGIDLILGKTYNETEAGIYGLITGVSAKYLVYFTILSGLIGALGLGRVVANMALAMVGRTPQTPGRVTGIASVFMGMFSGSGAADTQFVATLTKPLYEKANYDKMIAAGLVATAGTIALITPPVLGSIAFVMVEILQISYLWVVIMAIGPMLLYLLGILTFNEFYARKAKLPPVGADETLRRSYALRYSTIFVPIVLIVVMLFLGTEVSTAVYLASLAFILVCYLDPTLRPAPLAEAMRSPAYKVGLPLGIGLALGGVFLPLLAGWDLGRIPVLPVTLAVLGLLLGTFVYPAIATGKLRGAIEPIALGLAEGFRQLIPIGSAIVAANLIFGMMVITGLPSKFSIFLGQVSGESLLLATLVTAVFSLILGMGVPPTATYVLTASLTAPAIIKIAASNFQGYGLEPQQAVLAATLATHMFLFYYAVLADVTPPVALSGYAAASVFKTNPILTGVYAARVALAKYIIGFFFLLSFTGTGLLILPIVQNVPGIEGWLIILERFFFTAVAIVFLAAATVGYTRHPLQRWESWVMGLLALALFYPYPNLWMAFIPFGLGLLFFLRGEQKGTPRPQAAD
- a CDS encoding DUF4160 domain-containing protein, which gives rise to MLTLMRRGGFRFYVKSGSAQEKPHIFVTRDGDTWAKFTLKPVSVVINSGLARNELTRLQGVVADLEPQLLQLWWEYASTQGVKPEVEKSDKHGHKPTTADETLPTRVESSSEASVLEPVV